The Gorilla gorilla gorilla isolate KB3781 chromosome 11, NHGRI_mGorGor1-v2.1_pri, whole genome shotgun sequence genome contains the following window.
CAACATGTCATTGGGTTTTTGAGTATGCTAAAATTGTGTTAATATTTGTTTGGGAAGATGTACTAAGCCTTGATAGGAAATGTGAGTGGAGCAGAGTTATGAATAATGAGAGAAATTTAGAAAGGCTACAGCCTCAAATAGCACAAAAGGCATAGTGATGGTTGTACATCAGAATGCTACATGGAACAGCTGGGTTCACACATTGTGTTGTGATAAGTGATTTTCACATATCAACTTATTTAATCCTCGCCATGAGAAGTGGTAGGTATATATCTCTCATTTCCAAAGATAAGAGCCTGACTAAGAAGTCTGGCAGAACTGGGTGGAAATTCTAGCTCTACAACATGCTAAGACTCAGTTCACCCATTTATGAAATGAGACAAATATTCCTACAACTtcttcttgtgaggattaaataagtaaatatgtgaAAATCACTTATCACAACACAAAGTGTGACACATAGCACATGCTCAATAATagcaaatatatgtttatgtatatatttgtgtaagtACAGATAATATGTTTTTTCCACTCAGGGAAGTGACCCGGCACACCGggtccccagaaaaaaaaattattcaaataaaggAAAGCATTCTAACTGTGGTTTATTTACCcctaaagagaagaattttaccCCAGGTGCAAAGGGTAGACTTAATGTTCAAGCAAAACTATCTTCACTTGCTGTCACTTCAGAAAGACTATAAATACTCAACcaagaaaaacttattttaaatacagaattAAGTGTAggaatgaaacaatttttttaaaccctGAAGTATCTTTATTACTGTAACTTATTGTGTATGGCTTATGTACTCAAGATCCCTAGAATAGACCCAGTAGGGTGTTAAtccacagaatttttaaattagaagcAACCTTAGAGAACATCTAATTTAAaacttctcattttacagatgaggaaaccgtgGCTCTTTTGCAGTGAAAATCCTGGCTGTGCTCCAAAGCTACCCACGGGTGGTGAAACTGCTCGGGAAGTTTCTGTTAGGAGTTTGGCCTGCCTTTCATTTAGAATTGGTTGTGCTTCTCAAAGCATTGTCTGCAGGTCCTCCTCGATGTACGATAGACCAACCTCCTAGGGCATTAATGTCTAAAAGGAAATGCATATATCTACTGCAATCCAGATGTTACTTCACTGGAATTTCATCAAGTGCGCTCCCTGTTTCCCATTCATTTTGCAGAGCTTGGAATATTTTTGCTGAGTTTTTAAGTCTATTTAATGTGATCATCCTTGgttcctcttttccttttgctCCTGGCCCCTTCAAATCAATAGGCAAGACCTGCTAAATCTGCCTTTAAGACATACCATCCTGGTCTAAGAggccatcatctctcacctgggctAAGTTAATAAATAGCCCATAGCTGGTCTCTTTGCTTTTATCTTGTCTCGCTAATGGCAGCAATCTTTCAAGTGGATCAGATTAGTGGCCCTGTGTAAAGCCCTCCAGGGTTTTCCACTGCATTTAGAATGATATCCAAATGCCTCACTCTGCCTACAAGGCCCTAGGTAAGATgatccctctctccccactcaaACTCATCTTTTATCCATCTTCCACTTGGGCCTATGCTCCAGCTACTCTTGCCTTTATCTCTTCCTTGAACATCTTAGGGCCCTAATACTGTGTTGCATCTACTTGGAATGCTCTTCCACCAAAGCCTCCAATATCTAATCaatcccatctccacttacaTGTCACCTTCTCAAGGATGCATTCCCTGATCCAATCTAAACAAGACCTCTAGTCGCACTCCATCACATCACTcctctgttttatatttattgtagcaTCTAAtatcttcatgctttatttactTGTTTGGTTTTCATTGTAACCCAGCACCTGCATTAATGTCTGACAATAGCAGATATTCAATCAATGTTTTTAGAATGAacaaatgggtgaatgaatggcaCTGCAGGTAGAAAAAGGTAGTACCTGACGGTCCTCTGAGTCACTGAAGGAACTACTGACTGACAAGAgtacagaagaaagaaactaaaagcaCTAAATGCTATTCTGACTTAAGgtctaaaataaaatcattcagtattttttttctgagtctgaATCTGCTAATTTCCAGGTGCTAGGAACTTTCATCACTACCAGTTCTACATAAGTAGCCTAAGtcttgtaaataaaaataataatttaaaaattccaactgggagtggtggctcatgcatgtaatcccagcactgtgggaggccaaggtgggcgagtagcttgagctcaggaatttgagaccagcctcggcaacgtggcaaaactccatctctcctaaaaattagctgggcatggtggctcacacctgtggtctcagctacttgggaggctgaggtggcaggattgcttcagccggggaggtggaggttgcagtaagctgagatcatgccactatactctagcctgggtgacagagcgcaactttgtctcaaaaataaaaaatttccacCATTTCCTTGGAAATACAATGCAAAACTTATTAGCTTTagtgtatagattttttttccccaatgttcagtttatttctgtgtttttggcTTTCATTCCTTACTTCTTTTAAGCCTTTTGGAAGCATCTCTTTCTGAATGGTTATGTGGGTTGATTCACAAATTTTAATCCAAACTTTTAATAATGGAGCAGTGGGAAAAAAGACAGTGATCAAGGAAATATGGTCCAGAACCTGGATTTACCTCTTCAATTTAACCTACtactgtatttgtatttttttaagagagcCTCTAAATATGCTGCAGCATGACATAGCCATGGTAGGTAGCCATACCTGCCAGATGGTTTCCAGAGTACAAACACATGTGATTAGTGTTGGATGaagaaatgggaataaaaataatatggaatCCAGTGAGTCCACATGCCTGCAGATAGCAACTCACACTCACAGCATCTAGCATGCCATAGAGCACAGCCAGACGGCAGCCTGGGGGAAAGCAAAACCCAGCATTTCCTCCAGGAGCCTGATCCTCAGCTTGGCCCATGCTTGAAATGCTTTAAGTAATGATTTTTTAGTCTTTAAGTTTTGCggggtttgtttttcctttttaaatctgAAGGTGCCTTGCTCACTAACCCTGTTGGATTAAATCTCTAGCAAATTGGATTACTCTGTGCTTACTTGAGAGAACTTGGACTTGAAACAAGAcccattttcttttgttctccttCCAGATCCTACTGTGGATTCTACTGCACTTGGAATTCTTTGAGCTATTGAAATTACCTGGGGCATCTGTTAGGGCTATCTCCATTTTAAGCACTAGGAAAAAGTGTTGCTTCCTATTGGAagtgaccccatctctaatagcagcgatttagaaaaataatgcgttcaatgttaaatttatttaaatagctGCAGTGATTAGTTTCTCTACTGTCAATAGGGGGAAAAATACCATGTCAAGGGGTGAAATCAGTGACCATTTTGGATAATGTCCATATGGGAATATTAGATAACAATGAGTCTTTGGAGAAAGAGGCCCATGGATTTTGCAGGTGCACACATGGCAATTATTACCCCTTCTGAGCAGAATAGACAACTGAGTGCATCTCAAAATTTTAGTCACAATTCTTACTACTAATGAAACATAGATCTATTTACAAACTCTTGTGCCCATTTCCAAAATCTAGAAACAAGTAATTACACAACTTATTAACTTACTACAAGTTCACTGATAACTCTACCGCAAGAACATGTATAAATtccaagaataaaatataaataaggcaTTACGAAGGTTTTCTTGGAAGGAAGATCTGTTTGAACTGAGAGATAAAACatgaattttaattgttttaattaattattatcacaaaatgaagtgaaaattctataaaatggaaatcacATGGGAAAACACACTTAATTGCACCATCCTAACAAATTTATCTGTACTGTATATCTTTCAAACATGTTTCTACATCactatacattttgtttttgtttttttcatatttaaaccatctttatttacaaaatactaTCCTGAGAACTGTAATTCCATTAAACTTCAGTTTGAGAAAAGTGTAATCACTTAAGTAACAGCAGTTACTTAAACTGAAAATGAGATCAGTCAAAATTGCTTttgaagaaagcaaaaatattgTCAGATTTCTTGCTGTGGTTCTGGATGTTCAGTAGCAGGCTCCTTTGAAGGTGGAATCAACCCTCAAGGGAACTTGCTTCTACCTTCAGAATGTGGGGTTGGGGTAAAATCCAGGGCTTGGATGAAAGTAAGGAGGTAAACCCCTCGGTGGATAGATGTTTCTCATTGCAAATGGAGCATGTGGTGGACCTGGGAAATCCCTTGATAGAAAATAACCTCGTGAAGCTCCAAACATGGTTCCTGGAGGAGGTTGGGGGAAAGGAGGTCCTCTTCTCGTGAACAGGCCCCTTGTATCCACTGGAAACAATGGACCACTGATTGCAGCAAGACGTGGAGGAATAAAGCCAGGGCTAGTTGCTTCATTTTCAGCAGGGAGAGATGAATCAGGTGCATTTAAACTACCAGGATCATCTTTGGCATCATTTCTAGTGGATTCCATTTCTGAAGGCATTGACCCATCCATTTTATCCAAACAAGGCATATTAAAACTTCTGAGTTCTGCTGGTCCAGACAGTCCATCACAATTAGAATAAAATCTGTCTTCCCTTTGTGGAGGAAGAGCTGAATCAGGATATGATTGTCCTGGTGGAGGAAACATCATCCTACGGTCCTGTTCCCATGGagatgagagggacccagtgtcAGAAGGAGCCCTGTGAGCATCAGTTGACCTATCACAGCTTGGTTCTCCTCTTTTATTGGTGATCTGATGGTCCAGAGGGTTCCCTGGGCTGCTTGGGCTTCCTCCTCCCCCTGAAAGCACAGGTGAGAGTCTGAGTGGATCCTCCAACAAAGTTTGAGGAGAGAGAAAAGCTCTCGTTTCAGATGAAGGCTGACCCAATGGTGAGGGACCATATGGCGAACGCTCTCTGCCAAATGCTGTATTTGAAACATCAGGTGCATTAGGATCTTTTTCTAAAAGTTCAAATTTAAACTctgtttcagttaatttttgtttgttgtgagcattttctttccttaaatcatTGAGGTTTCTTTCAGCAGTCCGAGCTGCCAACCAATTATCATGTCCTTTTTTCTCGTAGGAAATAACCTGCTTTTGATAAAAATGAACAGTTCTCTCCAATTCTTCTTCAAGATCTTTGGCTAGCTTTCTATAGGTCTCCAGCTCTTCAGTGACATGGCTGATCTTTTCTTCCACTTTAGAAAGCTTCTCTTCCTCTATCCGGTAATTTTCCTCTATTGTCAATTTCCTGTGGAgtgtcatttcattttcttgatataGTTCAGTCATTATTTTAAGTTTCTGTTGAAGCTTCTGATTCtcactttcaaaatatatgttttctgaCTGCAAAGATGCTTGTTGAGTCTGAAGATTTTTAATATGCTCTGTAAGCTCTCCTTTGTTTTGTCCACTTCAGATAACTGAATAATAATGtggtttctttctccttctaaggcttttaaagaaacatttaacttAGCAGCATGAATCAGTTTCTTCAAAGCTCCTTTGGGAGGATCATCTAAGTAAGCACCATTTTCCAATTGACTGTTCACTTCTAATTCCAAGTTATCATCATCCGTTGTGTCTTCCTCAAGCATAGCAGCCTGATCTTTCATCTTTAGCAAGTGTCCAGTCAGAGTCTTGATgtgattttctttatcatttagaACTTGTTCTGCATATACTTTGGAGTCttcaaatgttattttctgtttattaagtTCAGTCACTTGTTCTTTCCATACTTCAGCTTCTTGCAAAAGCTGTTTCTGGCTTTCCTGAAGTTGAGAATTTTCACTCAAAGCATCTTTTATTGCTATCGCCCGTCGTTCTTCAGTCATTGGAAGAATCTTGCAGATGATTTTGGCTTCAGCTATTTGTGATTTGAGGGATTTTGACTCATCTTCTAGAGATTGTATCCTTTTTGAAATATCCACCATCAGTTCATCTTGTTGAGAatgtttagatttctcttcttttaactcTATTTCTAGACAGAGGATTTCATCCTCAAGTTCAGAATTGGACCTGTTCAGCTTTTCACGGGTTGCCTCCAAACTTCGTGCTTCTGCTGCCGCCTTCTCAAAGCTGGCATCCTCTAAAGATGACTGTACTTCATAGCCTTCATACTCTTTTTGAATAAGGCTAAATTTTTCAAgtagtttacatttttcttcaattAGTCCAGAAAGCATTTCACCaagttttttctctcttcccacaTAAAGCCGACTCCTAACCGATCTAAAACTTCTCCACAAAAAAAGgagaacaacaaaaaatccaacaACAGCTGCACATACCACCAGTTCGCATGGAAAACCATAAGGATTCGAATCTTGTCTCATACTCTCAGGTAGTGCTGCCACAATTCTGCGTAGCTCCTCCAAGACCAGCCCCAAGTAGGGCCGAGGGGTAGCGCCGGGCTCCTCCATAGCACCAAGCTGCTCTGGCGGTCACCACAGTAACACTGGCCACAAGCGGTGGAGAACACGCAGCCTTG
Protein-coding sequences here:
- the LOC101124418 gene encoding LOW QUALITY PROTEIN: cTAGE family member 9-like (The sequence of the model RefSeq protein was modified relative to this genomic sequence to represent the inferred CDS: inserted 1 base in 1 codon) — its product is MEEPGATPRPYLGLVLEELRRIVAALPESMRQDSNPYGFPCELVVCAAVVGFFVVLLFLWRSFRSVRSRLYVGREKKLGEMLSGLIEEKCKLLEKFSLIQKEYEGYEVQSSLEDASFEKAAAEARSLEATREKLNRSNSELEDEILCLEIELKEEKSKHSQQDELMVDISKRIQSLEDESKSLKSQIAEAKIICKILPMTEERRAIAIKDALSENSQLQESQKQLLQEAEVWKEQVTELNKQKITFEDSKVYAEQVLNDKENHIKTLTGHLLKMKDQAAMLEEDTTDDDNLELEVNSQLENGAYLDDPPKGALKKLIHAAKLNVSLKALEGERNHIIIQLSEVDKTKXELTEHIKNLQTQQASLQSENIYFESENQKLQQKLKIMTELYQENEMTLHRKLTIEENYRIEEEKLSKVEEKISHVTEELETYRKLAKDLEEELERTVHFYQKQVISYEKKGHDNWLAARTAERNLNDLRKENAHNKQKLTETEFKFELLEKDPNAPDVSNTAFGRERSPYGPSPLGQPSSETRAFLSPQTLLEDPLRLSPVLSGGGGSPSSPGNPLDHQITNKRGEPSCDRSTDAHRAPSDTGSLSSPWEQDRRMMFPPPGQSYPDSALPPQREDRFYSNCDGLSGPAELRSFNMPCLDKMDGSMPSEMESTRNDAKDDPGSLNAPDSSLPAENEATSPGFIPPRLAAISGPLFPVDTRGLFTRRGPPFPQPPPGTMFGASRGYFLSRDFPGPPHAPFAMRNIYPPRGLPPYFHPSPGFYPNPTF